The sequence TATTGAAAGGGGATTATGTAAAAAATGGAATTTGCAAAAGTTCTTGAATTGGCCAAAAAATATGAGCCAGAAATGAGCCGGTTTTTAAGAGATCTTATCGCTATCCCAGGAGAAAGCTGTGATGAGAAGGGAACAGTACTTCGCATCAAGGAAGAAATGGAAAAGGTCGGCTTTGATAAAGTTGAGATTGATCCTCAGGGTAACGTTCTTGGTTATATTGGTCATGGCAAACATTTAATTGCTATGGATGCACATATTGATACCGTTGGTGTAGGGAACCTGGAAAACTGGCAATATGATCCTTATCAAGGGTTTGAAGATGATGAGATCATTATCGGACGAGGCGCATCAGACCAAATCGGTGGTATGGCATCAATGGTTTATGCCGGTAAGATTATTAAAGATCTTGGTTTAGAAGATGATTATACCATGGTTGTTGTTGGTTCCGTACAGGAAGAAGACTGTGACGGTTTGTGCTGGCAGTACATTATCAATGAAGACAAGGTTGTACCTGAATTTGTTGTAATTACCGAACCAACTGATGGCAAGATCTATCGCGGACATCGTGGACGTATGGAAATTAAGGTAATGACTAAAGGTGTTAGTTGTCATGGTTCAGCTCCAGAGCGTGGCGACAATGCAATTTATAAAATGGCTCCAATTCTCCAAGAATTACGCAGCTTACATGAAAACCTCATGGATCACCCCTTCCTTGGTAAAGGCAGCTTAACGGTTTCGGAGATCTTCCATACTTCTCCTTCACGTTGTGCGGTTGCCGATAGCTGCTGGATTTCCGTTGACCGTCGCTTAACCGCGGGAGAGACTTGGGAATATGCAGTTCAACAAATCAAGAACCTTCCTTCAGTCAAGGCTGCCAATGCAGAAGTAACCATGTACCAGTATGACAGACCTTCTTATACCGACCTGGTTTACCCAACAGAATGCTATTTCCCAACCTGGCTCATTGAAGAAGGACATCCAGTTACCAGTACTCTTACAGATGCTTACAAAGGATTATTCGGTAAGGATCCAGTTGTCGATAAATGGACCTTCTCCACCAATGGTGTTTCGATCATGGGACGTTATGGAATTCCTTGCATTGGTTTTGGACCGGGACACGAAGACCAAGCCCATGCTCCAAATGAGCGAACCTGGAAAAAGGAACTTGTTGATTGTGCAGCTATGTATGCAGCTATTCCGAGCATTTATATTAAGGAATATGCTGACAAGATGCCTAAGGATACTGAGAACCTTGTGGGGATTAAGAAGTAGAGTTTTGAGTGTGGGGCAAGGCGACATTACTCCATTCGCACACGTTTCGTCGCTACTCCGGTCAGCGCTGAAGCTAAAACGTCTAAACCCTTGTGCTTTCTGTATGTGCGCCGCTCCTTGCCAATCCACACTGCAGTAGTATGCGTAATGAGTTGCAGTGTGGCGATAAGCTCATCCGCTTATCGTCATGGCACCGCGGCATCAGTCCATCCATGGACTAGTCCCACGACGTTTCTACACGCTTCAGCACTAACCTCTGCTTACGCGACTACACTAAAGTGCTCATTCCGTAAAGTCGCCTTTGCTGCAAGCTTGGGGTGGCTGGGGAACGACGGTGGCTTTGTCGTTTTGTCACGGTTCGGCGTTGACCTGCGGTAAACGCTGCTGCGCTCCAAATGTGTCGACCTTTGGTCGAAGGGGATTCATCAATAAAGGCTTTAGCTATGGGTAACGCAAGAAATGTATAGCTAAAAGATTTTAACGATTTTGTAGTCTTAGGACTACTGAAAATATAGTAAACAAACATTTAGGAGGAATAATAAATGAATACAGTTTTCAGAGGAAGACATTTTATTAACTTAGAGGACTTTACTAAAGAAGAATTAGATACAATGCTTGATGTTTCTTTAGATCTTAAGAG comes from Desulfosporosinus meridiei DSM 13257 and encodes:
- a CDS encoding YgeY family selenium metabolism-linked hydrolase, coding for MEFAKVLELAKKYEPEMSRFLRDLIAIPGESCDEKGTVLRIKEEMEKVGFDKVEIDPQGNVLGYIGHGKHLIAMDAHIDTVGVGNLENWQYDPYQGFEDDEIIIGRGASDQIGGMASMVYAGKIIKDLGLEDDYTMVVVGSVQEEDCDGLCWQYIINEDKVVPEFVVITEPTDGKIYRGHRGRMEIKVMTKGVSCHGSAPERGDNAIYKMAPILQELRSLHENLMDHPFLGKGSLTVSEIFHTSPSRCAVADSCWISVDRRLTAGETWEYAVQQIKNLPSVKAANAEVTMYQYDRPSYTDLVYPTECYFPTWLIEEGHPVTSTLTDAYKGLFGKDPVVDKWTFSTNGVSIMGRYGIPCIGFGPGHEDQAHAPNERTWKKELVDCAAMYAAIPSIYIKEYADKMPKDTENLVGIKK